One window of the Hyperolius riggenbachi isolate aHypRig1 chromosome 5, aHypRig1.pri, whole genome shotgun sequence genome contains the following:
- the LOC137517800 gene encoding uncharacterized protein yields the protein MEAPGEQEQSEEHRETAAQPARRATPTQARGREDAATPPVRTTTPVRRRGTLPPTRRETESEMSGAVSGLLGILQSHQTLITRQLQDEDRGHIMEQYKSHITSLQCELDAVHGHYRDELKMMHEMHRGEIDQLRAQHHQSVGQLQNMMQQMHQQSKELLKLQSHPCFHTVMSLIPYLEKVPSQNLMACHSNLLEVIKQHMDTPLLQPPIFRPPQPTAVPTWQSSQMYSGYRGSQYGPPLSGSSSSTTSTQESPDFQAATPTFSSSGADTI from the coding sequence atggaagctccaggggaacaagaacaaagtgaggagcaccgagagactgcagcacaaccagcgcgcagggcaaccccgacacaggccagaggacgggaagatgctgccacaccaccagtgaggaccaccacaccagtgaggcgtcgaggtaccctccccccaacaaggagagagacagagtctgagatgtccggggctgtctccggacttctcgggattcttcagagccaccaaactctcataacccggcagttgcaagatgaggacaggggccatatcatggagcagtacaagtcccacatcacttcactgcaatgtgagctcgacgctgtacatgggcactacagggacgagcttaaaatgatgcatgagatgcacagaggagaaatcgaccaactgcgtgcgcagcatcatcagtcggtgggccagctgcagaacatgatgcagcaaatgcatcaacaaagcaaggaactactgaaattgcagtcacacccgtgttttcacactgtgatgtctctaataccatatctggaaaaggtgccttcccaaaacctgatggcgtgccattccaatttgctggaggtgattaaacagcacatggacacgccattattgcaaccaccaatttttagacccccacaaccaacagcagtgcccacctggcaatcatcacagatgtactccggctacagaggcagtcaatatgggccaccgctgtcagggtccagctcatccacgaccagcacccaagagagtccagatttccaggcagcaactcccaccttttcgagtagtggtgccgatacaatttga